A single window of Uloborus diversus isolate 005 chromosome 5, Udiv.v.3.1, whole genome shotgun sequence DNA harbors:
- the LOC129223043 gene encoding hormone receptor 4-like — translation MIRELVECDGFEDVAKLKNAKELLQCKMGLNDKLCKIGDNIVYKLVQWTKRLPFYHELPVAIHTQLLTHKWHELLVLTTCAFLAIRGSPPVNVQQAVATALCSLRECLTIMVGEPVGLEELREAGPLVDRLARLADTFRRMDLCIEEYVCLKVIIMQSSDICFITDERETESQKDLKELEAIHDKYMKALQVFVEHRFPQQTTRFAELLSCIPEVQAAASLVVQSKMFYVPLFLNTSLKSETMG, via the exons ATGATTCGGGAGCTGGTGGAGTGCGATGGCTTCGAAGACGTTGCAAAGCTCAAGAATGCGAAAGAACTGCTACAGTGCAAGATGGGTCTCAATGACAAACTCTGTAAGATAGGCGACAACATTGTGTACAAGTTGGTGCAATGGACCAAGCGGTTGCCCTTCTACCATGAACTGCCTGTTGCGATTCACACACAG CTGCTGACTCACAAATGGCACGAGCTTCTGGTGCTGACCACGTGTGCCTTTCTCGCCATCCGGGGCTCTCCGCCCGTCAACGTGCAGCAGGCAGTGGCCACGGCCCTATGTTCCCTGAGGGAGTGCCTCACCATTATGGTGGGGGAGCCAGTGGGGCTTGAAGAGCTGAGGGAAGCCGGGCCACTCGTGGACAGGCTGGCCAGGCTCGCGGACACCTTCCGAAGAATGGATCTGTGCATAGAAGAATATGTCTGTCTGAAAGTGATCATCATGCAGTCATCCGACATTTGTTTTATCACGG ACGAAAGAGAGACAGAAAGCCAGAAAGATCTTAAAGAACTTGAAGCCATCCACGACAAGTACATGAAGGCTTTGCAAGTATTCGTCGAGCACAGGTTTCCTCAGCAGACGACGAGGTTCGCGGAACTTCTGAGTTGTATCCCAGAAGTCCAGGCGGCAGCTAGCTTAGTGGTCCAGAGCAAGATGTTCTATGTGCCTCTGTTTCTCAACACTAGCCTTAAAAGTGAGACAATGGGATAA